A region of Thermobifida halotolerans DNA encodes the following proteins:
- a CDS encoding response regulator, translated as MPYKANILLVDDREENLTALEAILTSLDQNLVRASSGEAALKALLEGDFAVILLDVVMPGMDGFETATHIKQREKTKDVPIIFLTAEGIDRHRVFRGYASRFVDYMTKPLDPWLLRAKVEVFLELDRLKRQLQSQSDWLRRDLSQDTAGVETVVAELSALVNEINDKLEGVRERTVDDERVMGVVRELDDPVHRLTSLVQALRAQR; from the coding sequence GTGCCCTACAAGGCCAACATCCTCCTTGTCGACGACCGAGAGGAGAACCTCACCGCCCTTGAGGCCATTCTCACCTCGCTGGACCAGAACCTGGTGCGGGCGAGCTCGGGTGAGGCCGCGCTGAAGGCACTGCTCGAAGGGGACTTCGCGGTGATCCTGCTGGACGTGGTCATGCCGGGGATGGACGGTTTCGAGACCGCCACCCACATCAAGCAGCGGGAGAAGACCAAGGACGTCCCGATCATCTTCCTGACCGCCGAGGGCATCGACCGCCACCGGGTCTTCCGGGGATATGCCAGCCGGTTCGTCGACTACATGACCAAGCCGCTGGATCCGTGGCTGCTGCGCGCCAAGGTCGAGGTGTTCTTGGAACTCGACCGCCTCAAGCGGCAACTGCAGAGCCAGTCCGACTGGCTGCGGCGCGACCTGTCCCAGGACACCGCGGGGGTGGAGACGGTGGTCGCCGAGTTGTCCGCGCTGGTCAACGAGATCAACGACAAACTGGAGGGGGTGCGCGAGCGCACCGTGGACGACGAGCGGGTCATGGGCGTGGTGCGGGAACTGGACGACCCGGTCCACCGCCTGACCAGCCTGGTCCAGGCCCTGCGGGCGCAGCGGTGA
- a CDS encoding HAMP domain-containing protein, which produces MPRMKSRTVSEDELDMLLDALYKMRDGNFAVRLTPHGRGRYGEIARVLNEVLDHCEQLSDELQRASRVVSSDGRLSERISISPARGAWGKSVRALNQMLDEVSEPVTSVARILDSVANGDLSQRVDLSSRHGELHGDLLRLASSVNRMADQMSAFTDEVTRVAREVGTEGKLGGRANVKGVSGIWKDLTDNVNSMADNLTNQVRDISQVTTAVVAGDLTKKVTVDVQGEMLQLKDTVNTMVDQLSTFADEVTRVAREVGTEGKLGGRANVKGVSGIWKDLTDNVNSMADNLTNQVRDISQVTTAVARGDLTKKVTVDVQGEMLQLKDTVNTMVDQLDSFADEVTRVAREVGTEGKLGGRANVKGVSGIWKDLTDNVNSMANSLTHQVRNISQVTSAVAAGDLTKKITVDAQGEMLELKDTVNTMVDQLSAFADEVTRMAREVGTEGKLGGQAHVSGVSGVWKDLTDNVNSMANNLTHQVRQISVVTTAVARGDLTKKVTVNAKGEILELKDTINTMVDQLDSFADEVTRVAREVGTEGKLGGRANVKGVSGIWKDLTDNVNSMSHNLTTQVRNISQVTTAVARGDLTKKITVDAQGEMLELKDTINTMVDQLSTFALEVTRVGYEVGSEGKLGVQAKVAGVSGVWKELTDTVNELAKNLTTQVRAIASVASAVARGDLTQSIQVSARGELATLKDNVNLMVSNLRETTAAQRDEDWLKSNLARLSGLIQGHRDLNDLARLIMTEVTPLVDAQHGACFLPEDENDTETFRLYAGYGYQPSEQRRRITVGQGLAGESIAQRKEMIVHNVPGNYVRIESGLGEAPPLSIAVFPILSEDRVLGVIELGSYGEFREIHLNFLRQLVSLISATITTILANSKTEYLLAQSQQLTTALQERSNELQRQQEELRRKNAELHSKAGQLASQNRAIELQNRQIERARRSLEDRAHQLQVSSKYKSEFLANMSHELRTPLNSLLILARLLADNSEQNLTPKQVEFAQTIHKAGSDLLQLIDEILDLSKVEAGRMELSPSNVSISQLVDYVEASFRPMASDKGLAFAVEVSPDIPDHLWTDEQRLQQVLRNLLSNAVKFTSTGEVRLLIEPAWALEDADLDMFADTDEVIAFSVTDTGIGIPEDKLQLIFEAFHQGDGGTSRRFGGTGLGLSISRNMAELLGGEIRVNSVLGEGSTFTLLLPVRLPEGTTERMYQSLNGTDVFAPIDSPSDLVPLPDGQAAPQTAPESEPLSLEAPDEPEPVPVLTAGSSVASPSDDADEAQRETAADDVLAGRRVLIVDDDIRNVFALASALEAHGLEVLYADNGHEGIEKLEANEDIALVLMDIMMPELDGNATTRAIREMPQFADLPIISLTAKAMQGDRERSLEAGASDYVTKPVDLDHLLDVMRQWLDQDNDDTETSREQ; this is translated from the coding sequence ATGCCCAGGATGAAGAGTCGGACCGTGTCGGAGGACGAACTGGACATGCTCCTCGACGCGCTCTACAAGATGCGCGACGGGAATTTCGCGGTCCGCCTCACCCCTCACGGCCGGGGCAGGTACGGAGAGATCGCGCGGGTCCTGAACGAGGTGCTGGACCACTGCGAGCAGTTGAGCGACGAACTGCAGCGGGCCAGCAGGGTGGTCAGCTCCGACGGGCGGCTCTCCGAGCGCATCTCGATCAGTCCGGCCCGGGGCGCCTGGGGCAAGAGCGTGCGCGCGCTCAACCAGATGCTCGACGAGGTCAGCGAACCGGTGACCTCGGTGGCGCGGATTCTGGACTCGGTGGCCAACGGTGACCTCTCCCAGCGGGTCGACCTGTCCAGCCGGCACGGGGAACTCCACGGCGACCTGCTGCGACTGGCGTCCTCGGTGAACCGGATGGCCGACCAGATGTCGGCGTTCACCGACGAGGTGACGCGGGTGGCGCGCGAGGTCGGCACCGAGGGCAAGCTCGGCGGACGCGCCAACGTCAAGGGCGTCTCCGGCATCTGGAAGGACCTCACCGACAACGTCAACTCCATGGCCGACAACCTCACCAACCAGGTGCGGGACATCTCACAGGTCACCACGGCCGTGGTGGCGGGCGACCTCACCAAGAAGGTCACCGTGGACGTCCAGGGCGAGATGCTCCAGCTCAAGGACACCGTCAACACGATGGTCGACCAGCTCTCCACGTTCGCCGACGAGGTGACGCGGGTGGCGCGCGAGGTCGGCACCGAGGGCAAACTCGGCGGACGCGCCAACGTCAAGGGCGTCTCCGGCATCTGGAAGGACCTCACCGACAACGTCAACTCCATGGCCGACAACCTCACCAACCAGGTGCGGGACATCTCACAGGTCACCACGGCCGTGGCGCGCGGCGACCTCACCAAGAAGGTCACCGTGGACGTCCAGGGCGAGATGCTCCAGCTCAAGGACACCGTCAACACGATGGTCGACCAGTTGGACTCCTTCGCCGACGAGGTGACGCGGGTGGCGCGCGAGGTCGGCACCGAGGGCAAGCTCGGCGGACGCGCCAACGTCAAGGGCGTCTCCGGCATCTGGAAGGACCTCACCGACAACGTCAACTCCATGGCCAACAGCCTGACCCACCAGGTGCGCAACATCTCCCAGGTGACGTCGGCGGTGGCGGCGGGCGACCTCACGAAGAAGATCACCGTGGACGCCCAGGGCGAGATGCTGGAGCTGAAGGACACCGTCAACACGATGGTCGACCAGCTCTCCGCGTTCGCCGACGAGGTCACCCGCATGGCGCGCGAGGTCGGCACCGAGGGCAAGCTCGGCGGTCAGGCGCACGTGAGCGGGGTGTCGGGAGTGTGGAAGGACCTCACCGACAACGTCAACTCCATGGCCAACAACCTGACCCACCAGGTGCGGCAGATCTCCGTGGTGACCACGGCGGTGGCGCGCGGCGACCTGACGAAGAAGGTCACGGTGAACGCCAAGGGCGAGATCCTGGAGCTGAAGGACACCATCAACACGATGGTGGACCAACTGGACTCCTTCGCCGACGAGGTGACGCGGGTGGCGCGCGAGGTCGGCACCGAGGGCAAGCTCGGCGGACGCGCCAACGTCAAGGGCGTCTCCGGCATCTGGAAGGACCTCACCGACAACGTCAACTCGATGTCGCACAACCTCACCACGCAGGTGCGCAACATCTCCCAGGTCACCACGGCCGTGGCGCGCGGCGACCTCACCAAGAAGATCACCGTGGACGCCCAGGGCGAGATGCTGGAGCTGAAGGACACCATCAACACGATGGTCGACCAGCTCTCCACGTTCGCGCTGGAGGTCACCCGCGTCGGCTACGAGGTGGGCAGCGAGGGCAAGCTCGGTGTGCAGGCCAAGGTGGCCGGGGTGTCGGGCGTGTGGAAGGAGCTCACCGACACCGTCAACGAACTGGCCAAGAACCTCACCACGCAGGTGCGCGCGATCGCGTCGGTGGCCAGCGCGGTGGCCCGCGGCGACCTGACGCAGTCCATCCAGGTGAGCGCGCGCGGCGAGCTGGCCACGCTGAAGGACAACGTCAACCTGATGGTGTCCAACCTGCGGGAGACCACCGCGGCGCAGCGCGACGAGGACTGGCTGAAGAGCAACCTGGCGCGCCTGTCCGGTCTCATCCAGGGCCACCGCGACCTCAACGACCTGGCCCGCCTCATCATGACCGAGGTGACCCCGCTGGTGGACGCCCAGCACGGCGCCTGCTTCCTGCCCGAGGACGAGAACGACACCGAGACCTTCCGGCTCTACGCGGGGTACGGCTACCAGCCCAGCGAGCAGCGCCGCCGCATCACCGTGGGCCAGGGCCTGGCCGGGGAGTCCATCGCGCAGCGCAAGGAGATGATCGTCCACAACGTTCCCGGCAACTACGTGCGCATCGAGTCGGGGCTGGGCGAGGCTCCGCCGCTGAGCATCGCGGTCTTCCCGATCCTGTCGGAGGACCGGGTGCTCGGCGTGATCGAGCTGGGCTCCTACGGCGAGTTCCGGGAGATCCACCTCAACTTCCTGCGCCAACTGGTCAGTCTCATCAGCGCCACGATCACCACGATCCTCGCCAACTCCAAGACCGAGTACCTGCTGGCCCAGTCCCAGCAGTTGACCACCGCGCTGCAGGAGCGCTCCAACGAGCTGCAGCGGCAACAGGAGGAGCTGCGCCGCAAGAACGCCGAACTGCACAGCAAGGCGGGGCAGCTGGCGAGCCAGAACCGCGCCATCGAGCTGCAGAACCGGCAGATCGAACGGGCCCGGCGGTCGCTGGAGGACCGGGCGCACCAGCTCCAGGTGTCCTCCAAGTACAAGTCGGAGTTCCTGGCGAACATGTCGCACGAGCTGCGCACCCCGCTCAACAGCCTGCTGATCCTGGCGCGGCTGCTGGCCGACAACAGCGAGCAGAACCTCACCCCCAAGCAGGTGGAGTTCGCCCAGACGATCCACAAGGCCGGAAGCGACCTGCTGCAGCTCATCGACGAGATCCTGGACCTGTCGAAGGTCGAGGCGGGACGGATGGAGCTGAGCCCCAGCAACGTGTCCATCAGTCAGCTGGTGGACTACGTCGAGGCGTCGTTCCGTCCGATGGCCAGCGACAAGGGGCTGGCGTTCGCGGTCGAGGTGTCCCCGGACATCCCGGACCACCTGTGGACCGACGAGCAGCGGCTCCAGCAGGTGCTGCGCAACCTGCTGTCCAACGCGGTGAAGTTCACCAGCACCGGTGAGGTGCGGCTGCTGATCGAACCGGCGTGGGCGCTGGAGGACGCCGACCTCGACATGTTCGCCGACACCGACGAGGTCATCGCGTTCTCGGTGACCGACACCGGGATCGGCATCCCCGAGGACAAGCTCCAGTTGATCTTCGAGGCGTTCCACCAGGGCGACGGCGGTACCAGTCGGCGGTTCGGCGGAACCGGTCTGGGGCTGTCCATCAGCCGGAACATGGCCGAGCTGCTCGGCGGTGAGATCCGGGTGAACAGTGTGCTCGGGGAGGGCAGCACGTTCACGCTGCTGCTGCCGGTGCGGCTGCCGGAGGGCACCACGGAGCGGATGTACCAGTCGCTGAACGGCACCGACGTGTTCGCTCCGATCGACTCCCCCTCCGACCTGGTTCCGCTGCCCGACGGGCAGGCGGCGCCGCAGACGGCCCCCGAGAGCGAGCCGCTCTCCCTGGAGGCGCCCGACGAGCCGGAACCGGTGCCGGTGCTCACCGCCGGGAGTTCGGTGGCGTCGCCCTCGGACGACGCGGACGAGGCGCAGCGGGAGACCGCGGCGGACGACGTCCTGGCGGGCAGGCGGGTCCTGATCGTCGACGACGACATCCGCAACGTCTTCGCGCTGGCCAGCGCGTTGGAGGCGCACGGCCTGGAGGTGCTCTACGCCGACAACGGCCACGAGGGCATCGAGAAGCTGGAGGCCAACGAGGACATCGCGCTCGTGCTGATGGACATCATGATGCCGGAACTCGACGGCAACGCCACCACGCGCGCCATCCGGGAGATGCCGCAGTTCGCGGACCTGCCGATCATCTCCCTCACCGCCAAGGCCATGCAGGGCGACCGGGAACGCAGTCTGGAGGCGGGCGCGTCGGACTACGTGACCAAACCGGTGGACCTCGACCACCTGCTGGATGTCATGCGTCAGTGGTTGGATCAGGACAACGACGACACCGAAACGAGCCGGGAGCAGTGA
- a CDS encoding SpoIIE family protein phosphatase, with amino-acid sequence MKVAHREFSPSPETVGEARVFVRDTLLEWDVRRGADEVILLTSELVTNAVVHAGTTLELTVRLLGDDVEIVVADRVPQRALPKAGPLRVNLSPGEEVHRGGLGLALAGAVADTWGVSYSRNDKAVWFRIAVGEDADDSAQAALTPPLAVSGRARPGQPEPWARLDTLLSARLTLPELLERVVEHVRAALGGDAAYIALATPGDTEWEMAAAVGLSSGPWRPFRSRTEETFPASTPEARPVINDDLMIARAHRGMLAAAGMRSLVTAPLSVDGRITGLIGVASKRVRHFGQTAAQRLQEGADRIALTVERARLAQVEIHRRASLSFLAEANDLLSGTLDEQMTAALAAQLSTSRLGHWCVVHIADDLGANRLAFAMHRDENITDVLRDLVGALIPEERKEPGALWPIEDIVAAGLGDALSLELAHGPGISLPLTAHGRALGRITIGRGVGEEFPHEDVDLAADLAQRVSSAMENARLYSAQTSMSEALQRSLLPAREKQPTIPKVDYAVFYQPAGERTVVGGDFYDLFATDGRWCFAIGDVCGTGPEAAAVTGLARHTLRALAREGFSPAHIMHRLNLAILEENITTRFLTMLYGEMAPIDGPTAGRGMRIRLVSAGHPLPLRLNRHGEVATLATSQPLLGAFEDVDFFTETVEVAPGDVVLAVTDGVTERRNGDEMLGDEGLVKIFSGCSGLTAQAVISRIDRELEAFASGGHTDDTAMLVLRFV; translated from the coding sequence ATGAAAGTCGCCCACAGGGAATTCTCGCCCAGCCCCGAGACGGTGGGCGAAGCGCGCGTGTTCGTGCGTGACACGCTGCTCGAATGGGACGTGCGGCGCGGAGCGGACGAGGTCATCCTGCTGACCAGCGAGCTCGTCACCAACGCGGTCGTGCACGCCGGAACCACACTGGAGTTGACGGTACGGCTCCTGGGCGACGATGTGGAGATCGTCGTCGCGGACCGGGTCCCGCAGCGGGCGCTGCCCAAAGCCGGACCGCTCAGGGTCAACCTGTCCCCCGGCGAGGAGGTCCACAGAGGCGGGCTGGGGCTGGCGCTGGCCGGAGCGGTCGCCGACACCTGGGGAGTCAGCTACAGCAGGAACGACAAGGCGGTCTGGTTCCGGATCGCGGTCGGCGAGGACGCCGACGACAGCGCGCAGGCCGCGCTGACGCCGCCGCTGGCGGTCAGCGGACGCGCCCGACCGGGGCAACCCGAGCCGTGGGCGCGGCTCGACACGCTGCTCTCCGCGCGCCTGACCCTCCCCGAACTGCTGGAACGGGTCGTGGAACACGTCAGGGCGGCCCTCGGCGGGGACGCCGCCTACATCGCGCTGGCCACTCCCGGCGACACCGAGTGGGAGATGGCCGCGGCCGTGGGACTGTCCTCGGGGCCGTGGCGGCCCTTCCGGAGCCGCACCGAGGAGACCTTCCCCGCCTCCACCCCCGAAGCCCGCCCCGTCATCAACGACGACCTGATGATCGCCCGCGCGCACCGGGGCATGCTCGCCGCCGCGGGAATGCGCTCCCTGGTGACGGCGCCGCTCAGCGTGGACGGCAGGATCACCGGACTGATCGGGGTGGCCTCCAAACGGGTCCGGCACTTCGGACAGACCGCCGCGCAACGGCTCCAGGAGGGCGCCGACCGCATCGCGCTCACCGTGGAGCGCGCCCGCCTGGCCCAGGTCGAGATCCACCGCCGCGCCTCCCTGAGCTTCCTGGCGGAGGCCAACGACCTGCTGTCGGGCACCCTGGACGAGCAGATGACCGCCGCGCTGGCCGCACAGTTGAGCACGTCGCGTCTGGGGCACTGGTGCGTGGTGCACATCGCCGACGACCTGGGCGCGAACCGTCTGGCGTTCGCCATGCACCGGGACGAGAACATCACCGACGTGCTGCGCGACCTGGTGGGAGCGCTCATACCCGAGGAACGGAAGGAACCCGGGGCGCTGTGGCCGATCGAGGACATCGTGGCGGCGGGCCTGGGCGACGCGCTGAGCCTGGAGTTGGCGCACGGACCGGGCATCAGCCTGCCGCTGACCGCGCACGGCCGCGCTCTCGGCCGGATCACCATCGGCAGGGGCGTGGGCGAGGAGTTCCCGCACGAGGACGTGGACCTCGCCGCCGACCTGGCCCAGCGGGTGTCCTCGGCGATGGAGAACGCGCGGCTGTACTCGGCCCAGACGTCGATGAGTGAGGCGCTGCAGCGCAGCCTGCTGCCCGCCAGGGAGAAGCAGCCGACGATCCCGAAGGTGGACTACGCGGTGTTCTACCAGCCCGCGGGGGAGCGCACCGTGGTCGGCGGGGACTTCTACGACCTGTTCGCCACCGACGGCCGCTGGTGTTTCGCGATCGGCGACGTCTGCGGGACCGGCCCCGAGGCCGCCGCCGTCACCGGACTGGCCCGCCACACCCTGCGCGCCCTGGCCAGGGAGGGGTTCTCCCCCGCGCACATCATGCACCGGCTGAACCTGGCCATTCTGGAGGAGAACATCACGACCCGCTTCCTGACCATGCTGTACGGGGAGATGGCTCCGATCGACGGACCGACCGCGGGCAGGGGCATGCGCATCCGCCTGGTCTCGGCCGGGCATCCGCTGCCGCTGCGGTTGAACCGGCACGGCGAGGTCGCGACCCTGGCGACCTCGCAGCCGCTGCTGGGGGCCTTCGAGGACGTGGACTTCTTCACCGAGACCGTCGAGGTGGCGCCCGGCGACGTGGTGCTCGCGGTGACCGACGGGGTGACCGAGCGGCGCAACGGCGACGAGATGCTCGGCGACGAGGGGCTGGTCAAGATCTTCTCCGGCTGCTCGGGACTGACCGCGCAGGCCGTCATCTCCCGGATCGACCGCGAGTTGGAGGCGTTCGCGTCCGGAGGGCACACCGACGACACGGCGATGCTGGTCCTGCGGTTCGTCTGA
- the mnhG gene encoding monovalent cation/H(+) antiporter subunit G codes for MGTAIGVISATVGVGLTVVAGIGLLRLPDAYSRLNAVTKAATLGVVLTLIGVAALMPSWWGAAKTLVAVVLQLTTSALGGFAIARAAYRSRVPLSPETRYDQLAEDAGVPSPRPGGPGPGPEDFGPR; via the coding sequence GTGGGAACCGCGATCGGAGTGATCTCCGCCACGGTCGGGGTCGGACTCACCGTGGTGGCCGGGATCGGCCTGCTGCGCCTGCCCGACGCCTACAGCCGGTTGAACGCCGTCACCAAGGCCGCGACCCTCGGTGTCGTGCTGACCCTGATCGGGGTGGCCGCGCTGATGCCGAGCTGGTGGGGTGCGGCCAAGACGCTCGTCGCGGTCGTGCTGCAACTGACCACCTCCGCCCTGGGCGGATTCGCCATCGCCCGGGCGGCCTACCGGTCGCGGGTGCCGCTCAGCCCGGAGACCCGCTACGACCAGCTCGCCGAGGACGCGGGCGTGCCCAGTCCGCGCCCCGGCGGCCCCGGTCCCGGCCCCGAGGACTTCGGTCCGCGGTGA
- a CDS encoding monovalent cation/H+ antiporter complex subunit F, with product MILIDVGLAALGAVFVMVVVRVVRGPTAADRLVASDLGFFVFISMTALVGARVGSEWVFDIVLVAALVGFIATVWLARMVGRSRTSRREEPWEPRSE from the coding sequence GTGATCCTCATCGACGTGGGACTGGCCGCGCTGGGGGCGGTCTTCGTGATGGTGGTGGTGCGGGTCGTGCGCGGTCCGACGGCCGCCGACCGACTGGTCGCCTCGGACCTGGGCTTCTTCGTGTTCATCAGCATGACCGCGCTCGTCGGCGCGCGGGTCGGCAGCGAGTGGGTGTTCGACATCGTCCTCGTGGCGGCGCTCGTCGGGTTCATCGCCACGGTCTGGCTGGCCCGGATGGTCGGAAGGTCCCGGACGTCGAGGAGGGAGGAGCCGTGGGAACCGCGATCGGAGTGA
- a CDS encoding Na+/H+ antiporter subunit E, protein MRSLVRAAAEAPGRVWRVLVFLGYFLGHLVEANAHMAREILTPRSGLAPGIVRLDLRARTEPEISVLANLISLTPKTLVIAVRREPPALWIHGTHAADPEEFRTSLRTTETRLLAAMRRPGEVEEPPEDGPRRSSRSGEAP, encoded by the coding sequence ATGAGGTCCCTGGTACGCGCGGCCGCGGAGGCGCCCGGGCGGGTGTGGCGCGTCCTGGTGTTCCTGGGGTACTTCCTGGGGCACCTCGTCGAGGCCAACGCCCACATGGCGCGGGAGATCCTCACCCCCCGCAGCGGACTCGCCCCGGGGATCGTGCGCCTCGACCTGCGGGCCCGGACCGAACCGGAGATCAGCGTGCTCGCCAACCTCATCTCACTCACCCCCAAGACCCTCGTCATCGCGGTCCGCCGTGAACCCCCGGCGCTGTGGATCCACGGCACGCACGCGGCCGACCCGGAGGAGTTCCGGACCTCGCTGCGCACCACCGAGACCCGCCTGCTGGCCGCGATGCGCAGGCCCGGGGAGGTCGAGGAGCCTCCGGAGGACGGTCCGCGCCGTTCCTCGCGGAGCGGGGAGGCGCCGTGA
- a CDS encoding monovalent cation/H+ antiporter subunit D family protein, translating into MTDALLPLAAAGPLGAAALLAWLPRSAGLRTGVLFAVLTAALGWSCALLAATGEGAVLTHTVGGWPGGLVITFAADAFSSLMLVTTSLLILACTGHAAASGHTRQRHFASLVLVLTGGVHGALLTADLFNLFVFLEVMLVPSYALLSVFGGRSRIAAGRLYLTVSLLASTLLLAGVAAVYALTGTVNTGALAGAAREAPAVAVAGAAVLLALFVKAAVVPVHGWLANTYPYTSPAVSALFSGVQTKVAIYVVYRVYAVLYDGDTRYLWLGLVVFTVTMVVGVLGAVGEKTTRSILSFHMISQIGYILLGVALFGAAGLAAGIFYMLHNMVVKASLFLSTGAVETVHSTGRLDRLGGLGRREPVLAFLFIASAFSLAGLPPLSGFVAKFVLVQATVAEQQYVVATVAVVVSLLTLMSMAKIWNGVFWDRAERSGDDSEAPRVPVSLLLAPALLTAVTLAVGVFPGPVLQWCETAAEGLANTDSYAAEVSRR; encoded by the coding sequence GTGACGGACGCGCTGCTCCCCCTGGCCGCCGCGGGCCCGCTGGGCGCGGCGGCGCTCCTGGCGTGGCTTCCGCGGTCGGCGGGCCTGCGCACCGGTGTGCTCTTCGCCGTGCTCACCGCGGCTCTCGGCTGGAGCTGCGCGCTGCTGGCGGCCACGGGCGAGGGTGCGGTGCTGACGCACACGGTCGGCGGATGGCCCGGCGGGCTCGTGATCACCTTCGCCGCCGACGCGTTCAGCTCCCTGATGCTGGTCACCACGTCGCTGCTGATCCTCGCCTGCACCGGCCACGCCGCCGCGTCGGGCCACACGCGCCAGCGGCACTTCGCGTCGCTGGTACTGGTCCTGACCGGCGGGGTCCACGGCGCCCTGCTCACCGCGGACCTGTTCAACCTCTTCGTCTTCCTCGAGGTCATGCTGGTGCCGTCCTACGCGCTCCTCAGCGTGTTCGGCGGCCGGTCCCGGATCGCCGCGGGCCGCCTGTACCTGACGGTCAGCCTTCTGGCGTCGACCCTGCTGCTGGCCGGAGTCGCCGCCGTCTACGCCCTGACCGGGACCGTGAACACGGGCGCCCTCGCGGGCGCGGCCCGGGAGGCGCCCGCGGTGGCGGTCGCGGGCGCGGCGGTGCTGCTCGCGCTGTTCGTCAAGGCGGCCGTGGTCCCCGTACACGGGTGGCTGGCCAACACCTACCCGTACACCTCCCCGGCCGTCTCGGCGCTGTTCTCCGGCGTCCAGACGAAGGTCGCCATCTACGTGGTCTACCGCGTCTACGCGGTGCTCTACGACGGTGACACGCGCTACCTGTGGCTGGGCCTGGTCGTGTTCACGGTGACCATGGTCGTCGGCGTCCTCGGCGCGGTGGGCGAGAAGACGACGCGTTCGATCCTCAGCTTCCACATGATCAGCCAGATCGGCTACATCCTGCTGGGGGTGGCCCTGTTCGGCGCCGCGGGACTGGCCGCGGGGATCTTCTACATGCTGCACAACATGGTGGTGAAGGCCTCGCTGTTCCTGTCCACCGGCGCGGTGGAGACCGTCCACTCCACGGGGCGTCTCGACCGGCTCGGCGGGCTGGGCAGACGCGAGCCCGTACTGGCGTTCCTCTTCATCGCGTCGGCCTTCTCCCTGGCCGGGCTTCCGCCCCTCTCCGGGTTCGTCGCCAAGTTCGTGCTGGTGCAGGCCACTGTCGCGGAGCAGCAGTACGTGGTCGCGACGGTCGCCGTCGTGGTCAGCCTCCTCACCCTCATGTCCATGGCCAAGATCTGGAACGGCGTCTTCTGGGACAGGGCCGAGAGGAGCGGCGACGACTCCGAGGCGCCCCGGGTTCCCGTGTCCCTGCTCCTGGCTCCCGCGCTGCTCACGGCGGTGACCCTGGCCGTGGGCGTCTTCCCCGGGCCGGTGCTGCAGTGGTGCGAGACGGCGGCGGAGGGGCTGGCGAACACCGATTCCTACGCGGCGGAGGTGAGTCGACGATGA
- a CDS encoding sodium:proton antiporter produces the protein MILALGVGVLVTGGVFLVLQRGVVRVAFGFVLLGHAVNLLLLSSGGTDRREPAIAGSAPLERLTDPIPQAFVLTAIVITFGITILLLALAARGGGDDDTEEEP, from the coding sequence ATGATCCTCGCCCTGGGGGTCGGCGTCCTCGTCACCGGAGGGGTGTTCCTCGTGCTGCAGCGCGGCGTGGTGCGGGTGGCCTTCGGGTTCGTGCTGCTGGGCCACGCCGTGAACCTGCTGCTGCTGTCATCCGGCGGAACGGACCGGCGCGAGCCCGCCATCGCCGGGTCCGCGCCGCTGGAGCGCCTGACCGACCCGATTCCGCAGGCGTTCGTCCTCACCGCGATCGTCATCACCTTCGGCATCACCATCCTCCTGCTGGCCCTGGCGGCGCGGGGAGGCGGCGACGACGACACCGAGGAGGAGCCGTGA